The following coding sequences lie in one Thalassoglobus polymorphus genomic window:
- a CDS encoding DUF1552 domain-containing protein codes for MSHRIYFNKGQQLNRRTVLKGAGVALSLPWLSAMQRAFATSAENTPPKRFVAMTLGLGLLGENLNPKESGKDYKTSLYLKQVQDLRDKFTVVSGSSHPDVSGGHRAEASILSAQPMGSGGQAKNTVSLDQFMAKHLGHHTRFPSLVLASRGTNSPSYTENGSMIPAQDSPSKLFSQLFIDDSPAEQQRQAHRLQEGRSIMDLVRDDSKRLAKKLGKGDQNRLDEYLTSVRDLENRMAASEEWAMRSKPKVDYQKPVDIKNPNDFVGYQRLMTDMVRLALQTDSTRFITYHLGGSGGVVPLEGVREGYHALSHHGRDEEKLEQLALVEQAIIGAWGDFMRDLNSIEENGHSLLDQTSVFMTSNLGNGSNHDNRNMPVLLAGGGFKHGQHLAFDQRNNYPLPNMYVSLLQNLGIETDQWKTATGTMTGLEMG; via the coding sequence ATGAGTCACCGTATTTATTTCAACAAAGGTCAACAACTTAATCGCCGTACTGTTTTGAAAGGTGCTGGCGTCGCATTGTCACTGCCTTGGCTTTCGGCAATGCAACGCGCATTTGCAACTTCCGCTGAGAACACTCCACCTAAACGGTTCGTCGCGATGACGCTGGGACTGGGGCTTCTTGGTGAGAATCTGAACCCGAAAGAATCCGGCAAAGACTACAAAACAAGTCTGTATCTGAAACAGGTTCAGGATCTCCGGGACAAATTTACTGTTGTCTCTGGTTCTTCACACCCTGATGTCTCTGGAGGCCACCGCGCGGAAGCGAGTATTCTTTCCGCGCAACCAATGGGATCAGGCGGACAGGCAAAGAATACTGTCTCACTCGATCAATTCATGGCGAAACATCTGGGGCATCACACCCGGTTTCCTTCACTCGTATTAGCTAGTCGAGGCACGAACAGTCCCTCATACACTGAAAACGGTTCGATGATTCCTGCACAGGACTCTCCTTCCAAACTCTTCAGCCAACTATTTATCGACGATTCTCCGGCAGAACAGCAACGACAGGCCCATCGGCTTCAAGAAGGTCGCAGCATCATGGACTTGGTCCGTGACGATTCGAAGCGGCTCGCGAAAAAGCTCGGCAAGGGTGATCAAAATCGACTCGATGAATATTTAACGAGTGTTCGTGATCTGGAAAACCGGATGGCAGCATCGGAAGAATGGGCGATGCGATCAAAGCCCAAAGTCGATTACCAAAAACCTGTCGACATTAAAAACCCCAACGATTTCGTCGGATATCAGCGTCTCATGACCGACATGGTCCGACTCGCGCTGCAAACGGATTCGACGCGATTCATCACGTACCACCTCGGTGGATCAGGAGGCGTTGTTCCACTCGAAGGAGTGAGAGAAGGATACCACGCGCTAAGCCACCATGGCCGTGACGAAGAGAAGCTTGAGCAACTCGCTCTCGTTGAGCAGGCGATCATTGGTGCTTGGGGAGACTTTATGCGTGACCTGAATTCCATTGAGGAGAATGGTCATAGCCTGCTTGATCAAACATCCGTCTTCATGACGAGCAACCTGGGTAACGGCTCGAACCACGATAATCGAAACATGCCCGTGTTGCTCGCAGGCGGAGGATTCAAGCATGGTCAACACTTGGCGTTTGACCAGAGAAACAACTACCCGCTACCAAACATGTACGTTAGCTTGCTACAGAATCTTGGAATAGAGACTGATCAGTGGAAGACAGCCACCGGAACCATGACAGGCCTTGAGATGGGGTAG
- a CDS encoding DUF1592 domain-containing protein, which produces MKILLMSVWFVSCHCHSVIAADSPKLPGEMGKFVENHCVACHEGEAAEAGLDLTKLNGQLENQATLDRWIRIFDRVHNGEMPPKESHDITGAELKTFLNQSGKWLNDFQKERWSKIGRVQGRRLTNLQLERSLHQLLGVDIPLESLMPEEQRTAGFTTVANGQPMSHFQLEEHLKVVDAALDNAFQRAILNDQLFKKKFDAKGLVRKNPKRRTREPELIDDFAVTWSSRLIFYGRIPATTARKDGWYRFTIRAKSLNTPKDHGVWCTVRTGKCVSSAPLLNWVGALEATDRVQEWTFETWLPRGSMLEVRPGDDTLKMGRFQGGQVGTGEGGPQNLPGVAMESIVMEEIHYGLDDEGIRETLFGDLKVKAKGKDWQQAQLQSTNHKADAKRLMLRFAERAFRRPINKEDVQPFIDLVFNELDAKTPLLAALRTGYRALLCSPRFLYFEEPPGQLDDYALASRLSYFLWNAPPDEELLKLAESKILSSQDEIRRQVRRMLNEPQGKTFVKDFAAQWLDLSEIDFTTPDRRLYPGFDVIVQQSMLAETETYLEEMIRKNLSVSLLIDSKYTYLNERLARFYGIKNVSSDQMQRVSLKPEDHRGGLLTHGSIMKVTANGTTTSPVLRGVWVSERLLGVEIPPPPAGVAAIEPDIRGAKTIREMLEKHKSNTACASCHVNIDPPGFALENFDPAGRWRERYIKIKGRKRVPGTPIDASHELPSGEKFKDIKQFRSIVAAKPAELAENVAKKLVSYGTGAPVTFADRTEIEEVVTRTSKNNYGLRSIIEEVAASELFRTK; this is translated from the coding sequence ATGAAGATTTTATTGATGAGTGTCTGGTTTGTTTCCTGCCACTGTCATTCAGTCATCGCTGCAGATTCTCCCAAGCTTCCTGGCGAAATGGGAAAGTTTGTCGAGAACCATTGCGTCGCTTGCCATGAAGGGGAGGCGGCAGAGGCAGGGCTTGATCTCACGAAACTCAACGGCCAACTTGAGAATCAGGCAACACTCGATCGCTGGATTCGAATTTTCGATCGAGTTCATAACGGTGAGATGCCCCCCAAAGAGAGTCATGATATCACTGGGGCGGAACTGAAGACGTTTCTCAACCAATCGGGAAAGTGGCTCAACGATTTCCAGAAAGAACGTTGGAGCAAAATAGGACGCGTGCAAGGTCGACGATTGACGAACCTCCAGTTGGAACGGTCTCTGCATCAATTACTCGGCGTAGACATCCCGCTTGAAAGCCTGATGCCAGAGGAACAGCGAACAGCAGGATTCACAACGGTTGCGAATGGTCAGCCGATGTCGCATTTTCAACTCGAAGAACACCTGAAAGTTGTTGACGCCGCTCTCGATAACGCGTTTCAACGAGCGATCCTCAATGATCAATTATTCAAGAAGAAATTTGATGCAAAGGGCCTGGTCAGGAAAAATCCCAAACGACGGACACGTGAACCTGAACTCATCGACGACTTTGCAGTGACGTGGTCTTCACGTTTAATTTTCTATGGCCGAATCCCCGCGACAACAGCCCGAAAAGATGGCTGGTACCGATTCACGATTCGGGCCAAATCACTCAATACTCCGAAAGATCATGGGGTCTGGTGCACCGTCCGAACTGGAAAATGTGTGTCGAGCGCGCCTCTTCTGAATTGGGTAGGAGCCTTGGAAGCGACTGATCGAGTTCAGGAATGGACCTTTGAAACATGGCTTCCACGAGGCAGCATGCTCGAAGTCCGCCCCGGAGATGACACTCTCAAAATGGGAAGATTTCAGGGAGGACAAGTTGGCACTGGAGAAGGTGGACCGCAAAATCTTCCTGGGGTCGCCATGGAGAGCATCGTCATGGAAGAGATCCATTACGGATTAGACGATGAGGGGATCCGTGAGACTCTCTTCGGCGATCTGAAGGTCAAAGCGAAGGGGAAGGACTGGCAGCAAGCCCAGCTGCAGTCGACGAACCACAAAGCTGATGCAAAACGACTGATGCTTCGATTTGCTGAACGGGCATTTCGTCGCCCCATTAACAAAGAGGATGTCCAGCCTTTCATCGACTTGGTGTTCAACGAACTCGATGCAAAAACACCATTGCTCGCAGCACTCAGGACTGGCTATCGGGCACTCTTGTGCTCTCCAAGGTTTTTGTATTTTGAAGAGCCCCCCGGACAACTCGATGACTATGCCTTAGCATCCCGATTGAGTTACTTCCTGTGGAATGCTCCGCCAGATGAGGAACTTCTCAAGCTTGCAGAAAGCAAAATTCTGAGCTCACAAGATGAGATTCGTCGGCAGGTACGCCGCATGTTAAATGAGCCACAAGGAAAGACTTTCGTTAAAGACTTTGCAGCACAGTGGCTGGATCTCAGTGAAATCGATTTCACCACTCCCGATCGTCGTTTGTATCCGGGATTTGACGTCATCGTTCAGCAGTCAATGCTTGCTGAAACAGAAACGTACCTTGAGGAAATGATTCGCAAAAACCTGAGCGTCAGTCTGCTGATCGACTCGAAGTACACATACTTAAACGAGAGACTTGCTCGGTTTTATGGAATTAAAAACGTCTCAAGTGACCAGATGCAGCGAGTCTCACTCAAACCCGAAGATCACCGTGGTGGACTCCTGACACATGGATCAATTATGAAAGTCACCGCAAATGGAACGACAACGTCTCCAGTTCTTCGGGGGGTTTGGGTTTCCGAACGCCTGCTGGGTGTTGAAATTCCGCCTCCGCCTGCCGGAGTTGCGGCGATCGAACCGGACATCCGCGGAGCGAAAACGATTCGGGAGATGCTTGAAAAGCACAAATCCAACACTGCCTGTGCATCCTGTCACGTCAATATCGATCCTCCTGGATTTGCTCTGGAGAACTTCGATCCAGCTGGCCGATGGCGTGAAAGATACATCAAGATCAAGGGGCGGAAGAGAGTTCCCGGAACCCCGATTGATGCAAGCCACGAGTTACCAAGTGGAGAGAAATTTAAAGATATCAAACAGTTTCGCTCCATCGTTGCAGCGAAACCTGCAGAGTTAGCAGAAAACGTCGCGAAGAAACTGGTTAGTTACGGAACAGGGGCACCGGTCACATTCGCTGACCGGACTGAGATCGAAGAAGTTGTTACCCGAACAAGCAAAAACAACTATGGCCTTCGCTCAATCATAGAAGAAGTGGCTGCCAGCGAATTGTTCCGCACAAAGTAA
- a CDS encoding enolase C-terminal domain-like protein has protein sequence MSKSTDVRVVDAAISFDEHPFRTPLKFGGRVMDKHRVINVQVTVETRGGKHAIGLGSMPVGNVWAWPSQEVTPDQAEKAMEEYASRVVRLTDILDEFGHPIDIIFHVAAEYPHQAKVVSKLLGLPEPLPELAQLVAASPLDAALHDAFGKANGVNSYNALSSEFMNHDLSEYLDDQFAGEYLDQYTLRTPKERLPLYHLVGAIDPLTDADVTTRIDDKFPETLSEWIAADGLTHLKIKLNGDDIDWDVQRVLDIDKVSGEAQASRGCSEWFYSTDFNEKCENVEYVLEFLKRIQEQSPAAYDRIQYIEQPTHRDLKSHPDNKMHEAAKLKPVVIDESLVDYEALLLAREQGYSGVALKACKGHTEALFAAAAAQKFDMFLCVQDLTCLGFAFLHSASLAARVPGVTAIEGNGRQYCPNANKVWAHQFPSMFDITDGSVGTSVLTGPGLGF, from the coding sequence ATGAGCAAATCGACCGACGTACGGGTAGTCGACGCTGCAATCAGCTTTGACGAACACCCATTTCGTACTCCCCTGAAATTCGGCGGGAGAGTCATGGACAAGCATCGAGTCATTAACGTTCAGGTTACGGTTGAGACTCGAGGTGGAAAGCACGCGATCGGCTTAGGTAGCATGCCGGTTGGCAACGTCTGGGCATGGCCTTCTCAAGAGGTCACTCCTGATCAGGCTGAAAAAGCCATGGAGGAATACGCCTCGCGAGTTGTTCGGCTCACAGACATTCTCGACGAATTTGGTCATCCGATCGATATCATCTTTCACGTTGCTGCGGAATACCCTCACCAGGCAAAGGTTGTTTCGAAACTTCTTGGTCTTCCCGAACCTCTTCCAGAGCTTGCACAGCTCGTTGCTGCCAGCCCACTTGATGCCGCATTACACGACGCATTCGGCAAAGCAAACGGCGTGAATTCCTATAACGCATTGTCATCGGAATTCATGAATCATGATCTTTCGGAATATCTCGATGACCAGTTTGCAGGTGAATACCTGGATCAGTACACACTGAGAACACCTAAAGAGCGTTTGCCGCTGTACCATCTGGTCGGTGCGATCGATCCTCTGACGGATGCAGATGTCACAACTCGAATTGATGACAAGTTTCCTGAGACTCTTTCTGAATGGATTGCAGCGGACGGATTAACTCACCTGAAAATCAAACTCAACGGCGATGACATCGACTGGGATGTTCAACGAGTTTTGGATATCGACAAAGTCAGTGGAGAGGCCCAGGCATCGCGCGGTTGTAGCGAGTGGTTCTACTCAACGGACTTCAATGAGAAATGTGAGAACGTTGAGTACGTTCTTGAGTTCTTGAAGCGGATCCAGGAGCAATCTCCAGCCGCATACGACCGCATTCAATATATTGAACAACCAACGCATCGTGATTTGAAGTCACATCCTGACAACAAAATGCACGAAGCGGCAAAGCTAAAACCGGTTGTGATTGATGAATCTCTCGTCGATTACGAAGCACTTCTGTTAGCTCGAGAACAAGGGTATAGCGGAGTCGCTCTGAAAGCTTGCAAAGGGCACACCGAGGCTCTGTTTGCTGCCGCTGCTGCTCAGAAGTTTGACATGTTCTTGTGTGTGCAGGACTTAACCTGTCTGGGATTTGCGTTTCTCCATTCAGCCAGCTTGGCAGCTCGCGTTCCAGGTGTGACGGCAATCGAAGGAAACGGTCGACAGTATTGTCCGAACGCTAATAAAGTCTGGGCACATCAGTTCCCATCAATGTTCGATATTACCGATGGTTCGGTAGGAACAAGCGTTCTGACCGGTCCTGGCTTGGGCTTCTAG